Proteins from one Catenuloplanes atrovinosus genomic window:
- a CDS encoding ATP-binding protein produces MPGDDAGGRPSQHAEGSAEVFQAGRDQYFFGTPGERPAPPWTVPRDAGPLIGRDAEIERLTAGDGLHLIAGMPGVGKTALAVHVAHLLRPRYPDGGFLVDLKAHAPGMRAVTPEDALYQLLIADGLSPGQIATGAEARALQWRNRLAARRCVVVLDNALDRPQVAPLLPAGGDSVVLVTSRRRLTGLMAQHAADALELPTLTDAAAAALFARRSGREHRGSESAAVAEIVRDCGTLPLAICLLAAQLQGHPQQTAAELLRELRRAVHRTSRMRAEDLAVGPAFDLSFRRLPKPLRRFLLRLGTYPGADLDVSATAALTGVGAEEARRGLDALVQEHLVIARGAGRYQLHDLICDYTRMRNAELPNGEAERVGALARLAEDYVRRVHAADAALAVPYPPVLARVEQRTVALAWLQQQRVNLLACARELARTGEHELMARLTGGLAAFLREYGPWEQAVTLYRIAAACAARNGAHTARAVALRELAGVLYLRSEYPAAIAECERALATLRAHPGGDRAEAEEAATLLTLVAARRQAGTRTALAADLERALDLYRRSGDRAGEGEALAELGTLHLASGAYDAAVETLREATAVLLGDHASARTCAAVLNKLGAALQNRGENREATEIHEHAFRVSDILGDRRGMAVSLNYLGHLHCQAGDHERAAAVLEKARVLHERMGSRSGGAHCLLYLARAYLGLARYEHAGEAARQALSIFREMPHRTGYASALNLLGTLHRLAGDPAAAEAAHQEALDVFVEEQSLLGQAEVRNAQGDLDRLTKRVTRALDRHRCALDLATRAGGDAERARAYRGIGHCLTALGEDEAGRDAHRAARDILERLGAHDPAKALP; encoded by the coding sequence ATGCCGGGCGATGACGCCGGGGGGCGACCGTCGCAGCACGCGGAGGGCAGCGCCGAGGTGTTCCAGGCCGGCCGCGATCAGTACTTCTTCGGCACGCCCGGCGAGCGCCCCGCTCCGCCGTGGACCGTGCCGAGGGACGCGGGGCCGCTGATCGGCCGGGACGCCGAGATCGAGAGGCTGACCGCGGGGGACGGGCTGCACCTGATCGCGGGCATGCCGGGGGTCGGCAAGACCGCGCTCGCCGTGCACGTGGCCCACCTGCTGCGCCCGCGCTACCCGGACGGCGGGTTCCTGGTGGACCTCAAGGCGCACGCGCCGGGCATGCGCGCGGTGACCCCGGAGGACGCGCTCTACCAGCTGCTCATCGCGGACGGGCTGTCGCCCGGCCAGATCGCGACCGGCGCGGAGGCGCGCGCCCTGCAGTGGCGCAACCGACTGGCCGCGCGCAGGTGCGTCGTCGTGCTCGACAACGCGCTCGACCGCCCGCAGGTGGCCCCGCTGCTGCCGGCCGGCGGGGACAGCGTCGTGCTGGTGACCAGCCGGCGACGCCTGACCGGCCTGATGGCGCAGCACGCGGCGGACGCGCTGGAGCTGCCGACGCTCACCGATGCCGCGGCCGCGGCCCTGTTCGCCCGGAGGTCCGGCCGGGAGCACCGCGGCTCCGAGTCGGCGGCGGTGGCGGAGATCGTGCGCGACTGCGGCACGCTGCCGCTGGCGATCTGCCTGCTCGCGGCCCAGCTCCAGGGCCATCCACAGCAGACCGCGGCCGAGTTGCTGCGCGAGCTGCGGCGCGCGGTGCACCGCACGTCCCGGATGCGGGCCGAGGATCTGGCGGTGGGCCCCGCCTTCGACCTGTCGTTCCGGCGCCTGCCGAAGCCGCTGCGGCGGTTCCTGCTGCGGCTCGGCACATATCCGGGCGCCGACCTGGACGTGTCGGCCACCGCCGCGCTCACCGGCGTCGGCGCGGAGGAGGCGAGGCGCGGGCTGGACGCGCTCGTCCAGGAGCACCTGGTCATCGCGCGCGGCGCCGGCCGCTACCAGTTGCACGACCTGATCTGCGACTACACGCGGATGCGGAACGCGGAGCTGCCGAACGGCGAGGCGGAGCGGGTCGGGGCGCTCGCCCGGCTGGCGGAGGACTACGTCCGGCGGGTGCACGCGGCCGACGCGGCACTGGCCGTGCCGTACCCCCCGGTGCTGGCCCGGGTGGAGCAGCGCACCGTGGCACTGGCCTGGTTGCAGCAGCAGCGCGTCAACCTGCTCGCCTGCGCGCGGGAGCTGGCCCGGACCGGCGAGCACGAGCTGATGGCCCGGCTCACCGGCGGGCTGGCCGCGTTCCTGCGGGAGTACGGCCCGTGGGAGCAGGCGGTCACGCTCTACCGCATCGCGGCCGCGTGCGCCGCGCGCAACGGCGCCCACACCGCCCGCGCGGTGGCGCTGCGCGAGCTCGCCGGCGTGCTGTACCTGCGCAGCGAATACCCGGCCGCGATCGCGGAGTGCGAACGCGCGCTCGCCACGCTGCGCGCGCATCCCGGCGGTGACCGGGCCGAGGCGGAGGAGGCGGCGACGCTGCTCACCCTGGTCGCCGCGCGGCGGCAGGCCGGGACGCGAACCGCGCTCGCCGCCGACCTGGAACGGGCGCTGGACCTCTACCGGCGGTCCGGCGACCGGGCGGGCGAGGGGGAGGCGCTCGCCGAACTGGGGACGCTGCACCTGGCGAGCGGCGCGTACGACGCGGCCGTCGAGACGCTCCGCGAGGCGACGGCGGTCCTCCTCGGCGACCACGCCAGCGCCCGGACGTGCGCCGCCGTGCTGAACAAGCTCGGGGCCGCGCTCCAGAACCGTGGGGAGAACCGGGAGGCCACCGAGATCCACGAGCATGCGTTCCGGGTCAGCGACATCCTCGGCGACCGGCGTGGCATGGCCGTGAGCCTGAACTACCTGGGCCACCTGCACTGCCAGGCCGGCGACCACGAGCGCGCCGCCGCCGTGCTGGAGAAGGCCCGGGTCCTGCACGAACGGATGGGATCGCGCTCCGGCGGCGCGCACTGCCTGTTGTATCTCGCGCGCGCGTACCTCGGGCTCGCACGGTACGAGCACGCGGGCGAGGCGGCCCGGCAGGCGCTGTCGATCTTCCGGGAGATGCCCCACCGCACCGGGTACGCCAGCGCGCTCAACCTGCTCGGCACGCTGCACCGCCTGGCGGGCGACCCGGCGGCGGCCGAGGCCGCGCACCAGGAGGCGCTGGACGTCTTCGTCGAGGAGCAGTCGTTACTGGGCCAGGCGGAGGTACGCAACGCCCAGGGCGACCTCGACCGGCTCACCAAGCGCGTCACCCGGGCGCTGGACCGGCACCGGTGCGCGCTCGACCTGGCGACCCGGGCCGGCGGCGACGCGGAGCGGGCGCGGGCGTACCGGGGCATCGGCCACTGCCTCACCGCGCTCGGCGAGGACGAGGCCGGCCGCGACGCCCACCGGGCCGCCCGCGACATCCTGGAACGGCTCGGCGCCCACGACCCCGCGAAGGCGCTACCCTAG
- a CDS encoding metallophosphoesterase family protein — protein sequence MKPAGVRIAQIADLHFGRDVPAVAETLLEELREVRPTLIAVCGDLTQTAAEAEFQAASAFLDKLPAPSLIVPGNHDLPGWRFWTRFTRPWRRWRRHIASDPYGAVTYETDGLIAVGVNTARRWTFHHDWSRGRINMRQLTAIGEAFDEAPRDDLRVVIAHHPFLLTDAVRGRGLVGRSSLALRHLRHRADLLLGGHIHLAYSGIVDGLVVSQCGTAVSNRLKGEPNSYNLIDATGDRVTVAIRRWGDDRFETHESTEYARDGHEWSIPGAPAG from the coding sequence GTGAAGCCGGCCGGCGTCCGGATCGCGCAGATCGCCGACCTGCACTTCGGCCGGGACGTGCCCGCGGTCGCGGAGACGCTGCTGGAGGAGTTGCGCGAGGTCCGGCCCACGCTGATCGCGGTCTGCGGCGATCTGACGCAGACCGCGGCGGAGGCGGAGTTCCAGGCGGCCAGCGCGTTCCTGGACAAGCTGCCCGCGCCGTCGCTGATCGTGCCCGGCAACCACGACCTGCCCGGCTGGCGGTTCTGGACCCGCTTCACCCGGCCGTGGCGGCGCTGGCGCCGGCACATCGCCAGCGACCCGTACGGCGCCGTCACCTACGAGACCGACGGCCTGATCGCGGTCGGCGTGAACACGGCCCGCCGGTGGACGTTCCACCACGACTGGTCGCGCGGCCGGATCAACATGCGCCAGCTGACCGCGATCGGCGAGGCCTTCGACGAGGCGCCGCGCGACGACCTGCGCGTGGTCATCGCGCACCACCCGTTCCTGCTCACCGACGCGGTCCGCGGCCGGGGGCTGGTCGGCCGGTCCTCGCTGGCCCTGCGCCACCTGCGCCACCGCGCCGACCTGCTGCTCGGCGGGCACATCCACCTGGCGTACAGCGGCATCGTCGACGGCCTGGTCGTCTCCCAGTGCGGCACCGCGGTCTCCAACCGCCTCAAGGGCGAGCCGAACAGCTACAACCTGATCGACGCCACCGGCGACCGCGTCACCGTCGCCATCCGCCGCTGGGGCGACGACCGCTTCGAGACCCACGAGAGCACCGAGTACGCCCGGGACGGCCACGAATGGTCCATCCCGGGCGCGCCGGCGGGCTAG
- a CDS encoding diacylglycerol/lipid kinase family protein, which translates to MKRIAVVYNARSGALLARAEASPEEQLTELFAARGVTAELRAFEPGTLRIDVGELLSGEPDALVVAGGDGTVRSVAEQLMGGDVPLGILPLGTMNLLARDLGVPDDLESAVDALLAAPVDRIDVATVNGSPYLHSSMLAMLPHLGRIRERVRGQRLGAVRLADRALRLIRRYPRMELAIAVDGEEHLTRTRAVVVSCNPLAAGPAPIPGRERLDAGRLAVYVTRERSSWDLVEVVAKLFNGGWRHDERIRVYEGKTVEVRSSRLALMSVMSDGENAQLATPLRYEIRPRALAVLAPGAAS; encoded by the coding sequence GTGAAACGCATTGCTGTCGTCTATAACGCGCGCTCCGGCGCGCTTCTCGCCCGGGCCGAGGCCTCCCCGGAGGAGCAGCTGACCGAGCTGTTCGCGGCGCGCGGCGTGACCGCGGAGCTGCGGGCGTTCGAGCCCGGCACGCTGCGGATCGACGTGGGTGAGCTGCTGTCCGGCGAGCCCGACGCGCTGGTCGTCGCGGGCGGGGACGGCACGGTGCGGTCGGTCGCGGAGCAGCTGATGGGCGGCGACGTGCCGCTGGGCATCCTGCCGCTGGGCACGATGAACCTGCTGGCGCGCGACCTGGGCGTACCCGATGATCTCGAATCGGCGGTGGACGCGCTGCTGGCCGCGCCGGTCGACCGGATCGACGTGGCCACGGTCAACGGCTCGCCGTACCTGCACAGCTCGATGCTGGCCATGCTGCCGCACCTCGGGCGCATCCGGGAGCGGGTGCGCGGTCAGCGGCTCGGCGCGGTGCGGCTGGCCGACCGGGCGCTGCGGCTGATCCGCCGGTACCCGCGGATGGAGCTCGCGATCGCGGTGGACGGCGAGGAGCACCTGACCCGTACCCGCGCGGTGGTGGTCTCCTGCAACCCGCTCGCGGCCGGGCCGGCGCCGATCCCCGGCCGGGAACGGCTCGACGCCGGGCGGCTGGCGGTCTACGTCACCCGGGAGCGATCGAGCTGGGACCTGGTCGAGGTGGTCGCGAAGCTGTTCAACGGCGGCTGGCGGCACGACGAGCGGATCCGGGTGTACGAGGGTAAGACTGTAGAGGTGAGATCGTCGAGGCTCGCGCTGATGAGCGTGATGAGCGACGGGGAGAACGCCCAGCTGGCCACCCCGCTGCGCTATGAGATCCGGCCGCGCGCGCTGGCGGTGCTGGCACCCGGGGCGGCGTCGTGA
- a CDS encoding glycoside hydrolase family 43 protein — translation MRFSHRRLIGAAALLVAAALALGVGVYRAGDASAAQTIRAADPSVIRVGGTYVSVQVWNGGIGVRQAASTTALANAPVSQVWSDTGRLGEVWAPELHYDGGRYYVYFAAGVGAAHRMYVISSASAAGGYTAAQRMALPDDKWAIDGTMFTFNGQRYFVWSGWAGDTNVEQNLYIARMSGPTATTGPRYAISQPREPWERVVGNPFINEAPEAIKDPSGQLHLYYSANGSWSEQYCLADLRLRAGGDPTYVWDWYKSNGCHFGANRATMMAGWDPTLHVDGPGHHSFVLLNGDINTSPPAGPQFPLMFHAVPKGTPYSWANRYWYTGTFQWWGNTTYTRANVPGATSDTGWALKFYE, via the coding sequence ATGAGGTTCTCTCACCGCCGGCTGATCGGCGCCGCCGCGTTGCTGGTGGCCGCCGCTCTCGCGCTCGGCGTCGGCGTGTACCGGGCCGGGGACGCGAGCGCGGCGCAGACGATCCGGGCCGCGGACCCGAGCGTGATCCGGGTCGGCGGCACCTACGTCTCCGTGCAGGTGTGGAACGGCGGGATCGGCGTGCGGCAGGCCGCGTCGACGACCGCGCTGGCGAACGCGCCGGTCAGCCAGGTCTGGTCGGACACCGGCCGGCTCGGCGAGGTCTGGGCACCGGAGCTCCACTACGACGGCGGCCGGTACTACGTGTACTTCGCCGCGGGCGTCGGCGCGGCGCACCGGATGTACGTGATCAGCTCCGCGTCCGCGGCGGGCGGCTACACCGCGGCGCAGCGGATGGCGCTGCCGGACGACAAGTGGGCGATCGACGGCACCATGTTCACCTTCAACGGCCAGCGGTACTTCGTCTGGTCCGGCTGGGCCGGCGACACCAACGTCGAACAGAACCTCTACATCGCGCGGATGAGCGGCCCGACCGCCACCACCGGCCCGCGGTACGCGATCTCGCAGCCGCGCGAGCCGTGGGAGCGCGTGGTCGGCAACCCGTTCATCAACGAGGCCCCCGAGGCGATCAAGGACCCGAGCGGGCAGTTGCACCTCTACTACTCCGCCAACGGCAGCTGGAGCGAGCAGTACTGCCTGGCCGACCTGCGGCTGCGCGCCGGCGGCGACCCGACCTACGTGTGGGACTGGTACAAGTCCAACGGCTGTCACTTCGGTGCGAACCGGGCCACCATGATGGCCGGCTGGGACCCGACGCTCCACGTCGACGGCCCGGGACATCACAGCTTCGTGCTGCTCAACGGCGACATCAACACCAGCCCGCCGGCCGGCCCGCAGTTCCCGCTGATGTTCCACGCGGTCCCGAAGGGCACGCCATACAGCTGGGCGAACCGGTACTGGTACACCGGCACGTTCCAGTGGTGGGGCAACACCACCTACACCCGCGCGAACGTGCCCGGCGCCACGTCGGACACCGGGTGGGCGCTCAAGTTCTACGAGTGA
- a CDS encoding Hsp70 family protein, translating into MSSTAAVAGDGTAILFDGLPLLPSGICAAGDRLITGSEALGRAGITPDAYEPHPKRFAGVDTVPLGAFTFPVPKLIGAVLARAAEEAAVTTGETVTELVLTHPVSWGADRCGTLVAAAREAGLPTPELVPEPVAAGRALGGVPVAEGAAVLVCDFGGGSFGATVLRRTGDGYQVAATETLADAGGLALDGALLTWLATSVPGEAGWQRLLSPTSSADRRAARRLRDDVRQAKEALSGTSSATVRVPLLDQDVVITRQRLEAVAGPILERAVAASGSALRAAGAVPAAVVMIGGGGRMPLAATLLHRALQVPPVLLADPELAIARGGIGGYAARAGSPGAARMPGTAGVPAQPGFPGSVAGPGVAGAAAQPGFPGNVAGPGVAGAAVQPGFPGSVAGPGVVGAAAQPGFPGNVAGPGVAGAAVQPGFPGSVAGPGAAGAATQPGHRNRGPAGFRRGAGAAGLGRAGSGSVRASRRGSRPAARHIGGGRCGDGSRVAGRDRAPARPAATRTDLRRSGVGLADLRHAGPWYTCLRRPGLRRAGLGPARLRHADLRHAGLRRPRVRCGGVSGGGAGQRDRGAPLGDRRRGRRGRGRGRRHRHAADPRRRRPARRRRRVPAAGRHHRRARPGRGHHRPAGALRERLRHRHRHRPGRRRGHRRTRARGHHRRPGRAAARAGRHVLRTPDALPGRSLRRGHRARR; encoded by the coding sequence ATGTCCAGCACGGCGGCGGTCGCGGGCGACGGCACCGCGATCCTGTTCGACGGGCTGCCGCTGCTGCCGTCCGGGATCTGCGCGGCCGGCGATCGGCTGATCACCGGCAGCGAGGCGCTGGGGCGGGCCGGCATCACGCCGGACGCCTACGAGCCGCACCCGAAGCGCTTCGCCGGCGTCGACACCGTGCCGCTCGGCGCCTTCACGTTCCCGGTGCCGAAACTGATCGGGGCGGTGCTGGCGCGCGCGGCCGAGGAGGCCGCGGTGACCACCGGCGAGACGGTCACCGAACTCGTGCTCACCCACCCGGTGTCGTGGGGCGCGGACCGGTGCGGGACGCTGGTGGCCGCGGCCCGGGAGGCCGGGCTGCCCACGCCGGAGCTGGTGCCGGAGCCGGTCGCGGCCGGGCGCGCGCTCGGCGGCGTGCCCGTCGCCGAGGGGGCCGCGGTGCTGGTCTGCGACTTCGGCGGCGGCTCGTTCGGCGCGACCGTGCTGCGGCGTACCGGCGACGGCTACCAGGTCGCCGCCACGGAGACACTCGCGGACGCGGGCGGGCTCGCCCTGGACGGCGCGCTGCTGACCTGGCTGGCCACGTCCGTGCCGGGGGAGGCCGGCTGGCAGCGGCTGCTGTCGCCGACGTCGTCCGCCGACCGGCGCGCCGCGCGACGGCTGCGCGACGACGTGCGGCAGGCGAAGGAGGCACTGTCCGGCACCTCCTCCGCGACGGTACGGGTGCCGCTGCTCGACCAGGACGTCGTGATCACCCGGCAGCGACTCGAGGCGGTGGCCGGGCCGATCCTCGAGCGCGCGGTCGCGGCGAGCGGGTCGGCGCTGCGCGCGGCCGGCGCGGTACCGGCGGCGGTCGTCATGATCGGCGGTGGCGGCCGCATGCCGCTCGCCGCGACGCTGCTGCACCGGGCGTTGCAGGTGCCACCGGTCCTGCTGGCGGACCCGGAGCTGGCGATCGCCAGGGGCGGCATCGGCGGGTACGCCGCGCGGGCGGGCTCGCCGGGGGCCGCGAGGATGCCGGGCACGGCCGGAGTGCCGGCCCAGCCGGGGTTCCCCGGGAGCGTGGCCGGGCCGGGTGTCGCGGGAGCGGCGGCCCAGCCGGGGTTCCCCGGGAACGTGGCGGGGCCGGGTGTCGCGGGAGCGGCGGTCCAGCCGGGGTTCCCCGGGAGCGTGGCCGGGCCGGGTGTCGTGGGAGCGGCGGCCCAGCCGGGGTTCCCCGGGAACGTGGCGGGGCCGGGTGTCGCGGGAGCGGCGGTCCAGCCGGGGTTCCCCGGGAGCGTGGCCGGGCCGGGTGCCGCGGGGGCGGCGACCCAGCCGGGTCACCGGAATCGCGGCCCAGCCGGGTTCCGCCGGGGTGCCGGCGCAGCCGGGCTCGGCCGCGCCGGCAGCGGCAGCGTCCGCGCATCCCGCCGCGGCTCCCGGCCCGCTGCCCGGCACATCGGCGGCGGCCGGTGCGGCGACGGGAGCCGCGTTGCCGGCCGCGACCGCGCACCTGCCCGGCCCGCCGCAACACGCACCGATCTCCGGCGCTCCGGCGTCGGGCTCGCCGATCTCCGGCACGCCGGTCCCTGGTACACCTGTCTCCGGCGGCCCGGCCTCCGGCGCGCCGGTCTGGGGCCCGCCCGTCTCCGGCACGCCGATCTCCGGCACGCCGGCCTCCGGCGTCCCCGTGTCCGGTGCGGCGGCGTTTCCGGTGGGGGAGCGGGACAGCGCGACCGCGGTGCGCCGCTGGGCGATCGTCGCCGGGGCCGCCGCGGCCGTGGCCGCGGTCGCCGCCACCGCCACGCTGCTGATCCCCGGCGCCGGCGACCGGCCCGCCGACGGCGTCGCGTTCCCGCCGCCGGCCGCCACCACCGCCGCGCCCGGCCAGGGCGCGGTCACCACCGGCCGGCCGGAGCCCTCCGCGAGCGCCTCCGCCACCGCCACCGCCACCGCCCCGGCCGCCGGCGCGGCCACCGCCGCACCCGCGCCCGCGGCCACCACCGGCGCCCCGGCCGCGCCGCCGCCCGCGCGGGGCGCCACGTTCTCCGTACCCCGGACGCTCTGCCCGGCCGTTCGCTACGGCGCGGTCACCGCGCTCGTCGGTGA
- a CDS encoding SRPBCC family protein codes for MSDTVIAVDTGERRVSRRAVVDAPAAELFSLVADPHRHAELDGSGTVRREHVEGPHRLARGDRFTVPMRQLGAPYKVTSVVTACEEDRLIEWRHPLGHRWRWEFAQRPDGRTEVTETFDYSTTGAPWMMKLLGFPAQNAKGITATLEALVARYAAL; via the coding sequence ATGAGCGACACGGTCATCGCGGTTGACACCGGCGAGCGGCGGGTGTCTCGCCGCGCGGTGGTGGACGCGCCCGCGGCGGAGCTGTTCTCGCTGGTCGCGGATCCGCACCGGCATGCGGAGCTGGACGGCTCCGGCACGGTGCGGCGGGAGCACGTCGAGGGGCCGCACCGGCTGGCCAGGGGCGACCGGTTCACCGTGCCGATGCGGCAGCTCGGCGCGCCGTACAAGGTCACCTCGGTGGTGACCGCGTGCGAGGAGGACCGGCTGATCGAGTGGCGGCATCCGCTCGGGCACCGGTGGCGCTGGGAGTTCGCACAGCGGCCGGACGGGCGCACCGAGGTCACCGAGACGTTCGACTACTCCACGACCGGGGCGCCGTGGATGATGAAGCTGCTCGGCTTCCCGGCGCAGAACGCGAAGGGCATCACCGCCACGCTCGAGGCGCTGGTCGCCCGGTACGCCGCGCTATGA